A section of the Centroberyx gerrardi isolate f3 chromosome 8, fCenGer3.hap1.cur.20231027, whole genome shotgun sequence genome encodes:
- the LOC139912567 gene encoding uncharacterized protein LOC139912567 isoform X2 has product MGKRLSSLCVLVALIYHEASGFMIRNKLLGKCLQVQDGQPGGGRASLGECSQHSPLQEWRWLPESQALSSQHTGECLTASGEQYEGVRLQPCIRRAGSEETGPGEGEMEMGSETGSQAWSCSKKGQLTLLGKGLHLSATQESTLVFLSKEHKQGSRWRTIENQTLCSERDSNHHQHQYHPHHHLGESVQPVVLPSAISNTHRQAQPFEGGEGLDATETDPVTELPPSSLSTKSPADPTMIFFSMDYGMGWKITMLVLSSLALVLGTVILILNVYSNRRKKVVCVLKSYTPRQEVSLPGSPVPNERAPLTKHAMRLPHSSPSLQRGEILIEWKDGTVTPLYEG; this is encoded by the exons ATGGGGAAAAGGCTGTCGAGTCTCTGCGTCCTTGTCGCCCTCATTTACCATG AAGCGTCTGGGTTCATGATCCGGAACAAGTTGCTGGGCAAATGTCTGCAGGTGCAGGACGGACAACCGGGAGGAGGTAGAGCGTCACTGGGGGAATGCAGCCAGCATTCACCCTTACAGGAGTGGCGCTGGCTCCCTGAGAGCCAGGCTCTCAGCAGTCAACACACAGGGGAGTGTCTGACCGCATCGGGGGAGCAGTATGAGGGTGTCCGCCTGCAACCCTGCATCAGAAGAGCTGGAAGTGAAGAGACTGGtcctggagagggagaaatggagatGGGCAGCGAGACTGGCAGCCAAGCGTGGTCCTGCTCCAAGAAAGGCCAACTGACTTTGCTCGGGAAGGGGCTGCACCTCAGTGCCACGCAGGAATCCACTTTAGTCTTCCTCTCGAAGGAACACAAGCAG GGCAGCAGGTGGCGGACAATCGAGAACCAGACATTGTGcagcgagagagacagcaacCACCATCAACACCAATATCACCCTCACCACCATCTTGGGGAATCAGTGCAACCTGTGGTTTTACCAAGTGCCATCtccaatacacacagacaggctcAGCCAT TTGAAGGTGGTGAAGGCCTTGATGCCACCGAAACGGACCCTGTAACAGAGCTACCTCCTTCGTCCCTAAGCACTAAATCGCCTGCAGACCCCACCATGATATTCTTCAGTATGGACTATG gTATGGGCTGGAAGATAACCATGTTGGTACTAAGCTCCTTGGCTCTGGTCCTGGGAACTGTGATTCTTATCCTCAATGTTTACTCCAATAG AAGGAagaaggtggtgtgtgtgttgaagtcgTACACTCCTAGGCAAGAGGTGAGTCTTCCAGGGTCGCCAGTGCCCAATGAAAGAGCCCCACTGACAAAGCATGCCATGCGCCTCccacactcctctccctctttacaACGAGGAGAAATCCTGATCGAGTGGAAGGATGGCACTGTTACACCTCTGTATGAGGGATGA
- the LOC139912567 gene encoding uncharacterized protein LOC139912567 isoform X1 — MGKRLSSLCVLVALIYHEASGFMIRNKLLGKCLQVQDGQPGGGRASLGECSQHSPLQEWRWLPESQALSSQHTGECLTASGEQYEGVRLQPCIRRAGSEETGPGEGEMEMGSETGSQAWSCSKKGQLTLLGKGLHLSATQESTLVFLSKEHKQQGSRWRTIENQTLCSERDSNHHQHQYHPHHHLGESVQPVVLPSAISNTHRQAQPFEGGEGLDATETDPVTELPPSSLSTKSPADPTMIFFSMDYGMGWKITMLVLSSLALVLGTVILILNVYSNRRKKVVCVLKSYTPRQEVSLPGSPVPNERAPLTKHAMRLPHSSPSLQRGEILIEWKDGTVTPLYEG, encoded by the exons ATGGGGAAAAGGCTGTCGAGTCTCTGCGTCCTTGTCGCCCTCATTTACCATG AAGCGTCTGGGTTCATGATCCGGAACAAGTTGCTGGGCAAATGTCTGCAGGTGCAGGACGGACAACCGGGAGGAGGTAGAGCGTCACTGGGGGAATGCAGCCAGCATTCACCCTTACAGGAGTGGCGCTGGCTCCCTGAGAGCCAGGCTCTCAGCAGTCAACACACAGGGGAGTGTCTGACCGCATCGGGGGAGCAGTATGAGGGTGTCCGCCTGCAACCCTGCATCAGAAGAGCTGGAAGTGAAGAGACTGGtcctggagagggagaaatggagatGGGCAGCGAGACTGGCAGCCAAGCGTGGTCCTGCTCCAAGAAAGGCCAACTGACTTTGCTCGGGAAGGGGCTGCACCTCAGTGCCACGCAGGAATCCACTTTAGTCTTCCTCTCGAAGGAACACAAGCAG CAGGGCAGCAGGTGGCGGACAATCGAGAACCAGACATTGTGcagcgagagagacagcaacCACCATCAACACCAATATCACCCTCACCACCATCTTGGGGAATCAGTGCAACCTGTGGTTTTACCAAGTGCCATCtccaatacacacagacaggctcAGCCAT TTGAAGGTGGTGAAGGCCTTGATGCCACCGAAACGGACCCTGTAACAGAGCTACCTCCTTCGTCCCTAAGCACTAAATCGCCTGCAGACCCCACCATGATATTCTTCAGTATGGACTATG gTATGGGCTGGAAGATAACCATGTTGGTACTAAGCTCCTTGGCTCTGGTCCTGGGAACTGTGATTCTTATCCTCAATGTTTACTCCAATAG AAGGAagaaggtggtgtgtgtgttgaagtcgTACACTCCTAGGCAAGAGGTGAGTCTTCCAGGGTCGCCAGTGCCCAATGAAAGAGCCCCACTGACAAAGCATGCCATGCGCCTCccacactcctctccctctttacaACGAGGAGAAATCCTGATCGAGTGGAAGGATGGCACTGTTACACCTCTGTATGAGGGATGA